A part of Sebastes umbrosus isolate fSebUmb1 chromosome 21, fSebUmb1.pri, whole genome shotgun sequence genomic DNA contains:
- the LOC119480540 gene encoding uncharacterized protein LOC119480540: MVSSRTSQPEAIMPEFNVRRVISKLLNSFFKGMTADQWGFLKSGNPDDATMTMMGELLLDMTAALTKAFLKSLGSTTLASEDDVQINFGDTISQGFAEALGVDVSVQCPSSKSLTTLISEEVSESVRSALSSPEGIVQRLTPPSRLNNMILHACKMCQAFIGKMKSVFSPRPRKQRTICEESDVEPEPSDAKDRHAATPSSDVVIEMKDITNVTIIIKKQLNDITEPLLVDVPDSEYTLLQSQNSREIEDVAEEIARSIAEDAVRPIPSAQKSKRSKKSIRSKIKKLLAKCFAKTCIHRIVAQMRKRFQRGSKVHSRESAKSLTKKINDLMKQPENRDLLGLGAPLINIAPGRVLEFTKVLSDLLYTHITHGPEIIPEPVRRANMRADLQRKVLGFLCLARWWQIFQSDDLVDNMRHAILGTKPRAKKPLAIAAPPAPVSVTKSRDDSAQRARNEQKKNCVELILERLVTRIFKKAKVTWTLSNVEDIIQRLFDQTWAEVEGLDFDSSPETLENLEKAIYRDLIKTWGTATWVLVSLKGGQTAVGERIASAVKGHLMVPPRQRSCMCRCFSSMLAAMTRW, from the coding sequence ATGGTATCATCAAGAACTTCCCAGCCAGAAGCCATCATGCCAGAGTTCAACGTCCGTCGCGTTATTTCCAAGCTGCTCAACTCCTTCTTTAAGGGGATGACGGCGGATCAGTGGGGATTTTTGAAATCCGGCAACCCCGACGACGCCACTATGACCATGATGGGAGAGTTGCTGTTAGACATGACAGCGGCCTTGACAAAAGCTTTCCTGAAATCTCTCGGGAGCACGACCCTGGCGTCTGAGGACGACGTCCAAATCAATTTCGGCGACACAATCTCTCAGGGTTTTGCCGAAGCTCTGGGCGTCGACGTCTCGGTTCAGTGTCCGAGCTCCAAAAGCTTGACGACATTGATCTCTGAAGAGGTTTCGGAGAGCGTCCGAAGTGCCCTCTCCAGCCCCGAGGGCATAGTTCAGCGCCTCACTCCTCCCAGCAGACTCAACAACATGATTCTGCACGCCTGCAAAATGTGCCAGGCGTTCATCGGCAAGATGAAGTCAGTGTTCTCGCCCCGACCGCGCAAGCAGAGGACCATCTGCGAGGAATCAGATGTGGAACCGGAACCCTCAGACGCCAAAGACCGCCATGCGGCGACGCCTTCGTCGGACGTCGTGATTGAGATGAAAGACATCACGAATGTCACAATCATCATCAAGAAGCAGTTGAACGACATCACCGAACCTCTCTTGGTTGACGTGCCGGACTCCGAGTACACGCTGCTGCAGTCTCAAAACTCTCGGGAGATTGAAGACGTCGCGGAAGAAATCGCTCGGAGTATCGCCGAAGATGCTGTAAGACCGATTCCGTCGGCGCAGAAGAGCAAACGCTCCAAGAAAAGCATCAGAAGCAAAATTAAGAAGCTTTTGGCAAAGTGCTTTGCCAAAACGTGCATCCATCGCATCGTGGCACAGATGAGGAAAAGATTCCAGCGGGGCTCCAAAGTTCACAGCCGGGAGTCGGCAAAGTCTCTCACAAAGAAGATTAACGATCTGATGAAACAACCAGAAAACCGCGATCTTCTGGGACTCGGCGCTCCACTCATAAACATTGCCCCCGGTCGAGTCTTGGAGTTCACAAAGGTGTTAAGTGATCTCCTCTACACACATATCACACATGGGCCAGAGATCATCCCCGAGCCGGTGAGACGTGCCAACATGCGCGCCGACTTGCAGCGGAAGGTGCTCGGTTTCCTGTgtctggccagatggtggcagatCTTTCAGTCCGACGACCTCGTCGACAATATGAGACACGCCATACTGGGGACTAAGCCCAGGGCCAAGAAACCTTTGGCAATCGCTGCACCGCCTGCCCCGGTATCCGTGACGAAGAGTCGTGATGACTCTGCACAGCGAGCGCGGaacgaacaaaaaaaaaactgcgtTGAGTTGATCTTGGAGAGGCTGGTCACGCGGATTTTCAAGAAGGCAAAAGTGACCTGGACCCTTTCAAACGTCGAGGACATCATCCAGCGCCTTTTTGATCAAACCTGGGCCGAAGTCGAGGGTCTCGATTTCGATTCCAGCCCAGAAACATTGGAAAACCTCGAAAAGGCCATTTACCGGGACCTGATTAAGACGTGGGGCACTGCGACGTGGGTGCTGGTGTCCTTGAAAGGCGGTCAAACGGCAGTTGGAGAGCGTATAGCCTCCGCCGTCAAAGGTCACCTGATGGTACCACCGAGACAGAGGTCCTGCATGTGCAGGTGCTTCTCTTCTATGCTCGCCGCCATGACGAGGTGGTAA